AACATGCTGGAAACAATATGGTTCTTACTATGGGGAATACTCTGGGCCGTCTATTTCATGCTCGATGGGTATGATCTGGGACTAGGGTCAGTGATGCCTTTTCTCGCCAAAAGCGAAAAAGATAAAAAGACAATTTACAATTCAATGGGTCCCTTCTGGGATGGTAATGAAGTATGGCTCGTCACAGCCGGCGGAGTTACCTTCGCGGCTTTCCCAACAGCTTATGCTGTTATGTTCAGCGGACTTTACACAGCCCTGATGCTTCTGCTTATGGCGCTTATTGTTCGCGGCGTAGCATTCGAATTCAGAGGACTGGTTGAAAGCGACTGGTCACGTAAATTCTGGGACGGCGCTATGGTCGTCGGCAGTACACTTCCGGGACTTCTTCTTGGTGTTGCTTTTGCCAACATTTTCCAAGGCATTCCAATCAATGCTGAAGGTGTTTTTCAGGGCGGCTTGCTGACTCTGTTGAACACTTATGGTCTTGCAGGCGGAATTCTTTTCGTATTGCTGTTCGCAATGCACGGATGTTTGTGGCTGGCTGTCCGCACTACAGGAGACCTTAATGCTCGTGCCGGTAACCTTGCTGCGACAATATGGCCTCTATTGGTTGCTGTGTATGCGAGTTTCCTAGCTCTCACCAGCATCTACACTAAGCTCCTCAGCAACTACCTGACTCACCCAGCTCTTCTGTTGATCCTGCTCATACCGATTTTTGCAATCGTGATGATCAGAACATACATATCAGCACAGAAATGGTGGTTGGCGTGGACATGCTCTGCAGCTCTTATCTTCTCCACAACCATGTTTGGCATAATCGGACTATTTCCGGCACTGCTGCCTTCAAGCATCAATCCGGCTTTCTCCATTACCATCCACAATGCTGCTTCCAGTCAGATGACGCTTAAAATCATGTTGACAGTAGCTCTCACAATGGTTCCTGTTGTTATTGCGTACCAGTTCTGGATGCATAAGCTATTTGCAACCAAGATTACTGATGAAGATATCGGTTACTAAAAAGTAATTTAACTTTAAACATAGATCGGAGATTTAAATATAATGTCTAATAAAGTTCTTGAAAAAGCTCTTAACGAACACCTGAATGCTGAAATGTACTCAGCATACCTATACCTTTCCATGTCTGCTTACTTTAGCGACACTGGGCTTAGCGGCTTTGCAAACTGGATGAGAGTACAGGCCAAAGAAGAACAGTTCCACGCTATGAAATTCTACGATTACATCAACGAACGCGGCGGAAAAGTTTTGCTAACAGCTATTGAAGCACCACAGCAGGATTGGGCTAGCCCACTTGAAGCTGTTGAAGCTGTTCTTGAGCACGAAAAGAAAGTAACAGCGCTCATCAATGGCCTTGTTGATCTCGCTATTGATGAAAGAGATCACGCATCAAACATCTTCCTGCAGTGGTTCGTAACTGAGCAGGTTGAAGAAGAAGATAACGTTAACGCAATTCTGGACAAGCTCAAACTTGCCGGTGCGGAAGGTAACGGAATGTTCATGCTTGATAAGGATCTTGCTACTCGCGTTTTCACTGCTCCTGCAGGTGAATAAGCACAGTTCTTAGCAGATCACTTGATATTAAATCCCCCTGAATCTTAGTGGTTCAGGGGGATTTTTTTGTTTTATCGCCTTTCACCACTCCCTTTATTGACAATGTATTTTTATTGCGTACCTTTTTAGCTGATCCCAACGAATCTGGAGGTGGCTTATGGTTATAGATTTCGGCTCAATTTCAAATTTACCGTACGAATTTGATAAGATGTTTAACGGAGTTTTTAATCCGCAACATTACAAACGCAGGAAAGAGGCATACCCACCAGTAAATATTGGTGAAGACAATACAAATATATATGTCCATGCAGAAATGCCGGGCATAGATATTGACGATCTTGATATTTCCATCACTCCAAAAGATATCGTGATCAAAGGCGAACGGAAGTTGCCTGAAGGTCGATATTTCCGGCAGGAGCGTATTTCCGGCATATTCCAAAGGATTGTCGCCATCCATACTAGTATTGATGTGGATAAAGCATCCGCCACCATTAAGGATGGCGTGCTACTGATGACACTACCTAAAGTCAGCTCGACTGCGCCCAAGAAAGTCGCAGTTGAAATAGAGTAAGGATTTAGTATGATAGAAGAAACTAGAACTAACAAAGATATGGATGAAATAGATCCTGCTACAGATATAGTTGAAACTGAAAATGGATTTTACATGTATATGGATCTTCCCGGTGTAAAAAAGGAAGACCTCAATATTGATGTTGAAGAGAATGTTCTAGTCATCGCAGCGAAGGCAACTAAACAGGCTGTGGATGGCGAAATTTTTATTCAACAAGAGTTTGGAAGTGGCGATTATCGTAGAAGATTTAACCTTGCGGTTGTTGTAGATCCAGACAATATCAGAGCTAATCTCAAAAATGGGGTGCTCGAATTATTCCTACCCAGAAAGAATGCAACAAAACCACGCAAAATCAAGGTTTCGCATACAGATTAAGCGGTTCCAAGCTGGCTACTGAGATTAATTTGAAAATTAGCAGTTCTTTATTTGATCGTCTTTTCTGTTTCTGATAAATGGCAATAAACCATATGGAGGTATGTCTGAAATGAAAGCATTTAAAATATTATTAGTTGTGTCCCTTTTTTGTGTAGCTCTCTCATTCGGAGCAGTCGCTAATGCCGGTACTAAAGCCATCGTAAAGATGGATACCAGCTTAGGAACGATTATCCTTGAGCTTGATAAAGACAAAGCTCCGCAGTCTGTTGATAACTTCCTTAAATATGTGAATGAAGGCCATTACGATGGAACTATCTTTCATAGAGTTATTAGCGGTTTCATGATTCAGGGCGGAAACATGGACAAAAACATGAAGCGTAAACAATCGCGCGGGCCTATCCAGAATGAAGCCCGCAACGGCCTTTACAATGACGAGTACACCATCGCTATGGCCCGTACAGGCGATCCTCACTCCGCGACAGATCAGTTCTTTATCAATACAGCTGACAACGGCGCCCTAAACTTCAAATCCGAAAGCGGATCTGGTTGGGGATACGCTGTTTTCGGTAAGGTTCTCGGCGGCAAGAAAGTCGTAGACAAAATTGAAAAGTCCATCACTTACCGCAAAGGTGGTTTCAGTGATGTTCCGGTTAAGCCCGTAGTCATAATTAAAGCGGTAGAAATTAAGCAGTAGAAATACAGCAATTAGTTCCAGTCTATAAATGACACAGAAAAAGCCCCGGTAGATTAATCTACCGGGGCTTTTTTGATAACAAATAAAGTCCGCAATCTTTACGATGCTGAGAACGTTATGCGCAGCATTTTTTGTATTTCTTACCGCTTCCGCATGGGCAAGGCTCATTGCGGCCAATCTTTTTGTCTTTCTTGATAGGCTGTGGGGCAACCATGTCACCATCAATGTAAAACCAGACACCATCTCGTTTTTCAAACTTGCTGTCTTCGTGATGCTTGTGAGTTACGCCGCCCTGCTCGAAAGTTGCGATAAATTCAACTTTTCCGTCAGTATCTTCAGGCTGTCCATCGACAGTAGAAACAATCTCAAGTCCAAGCCAAGTGGATGAATTCGCCCACTCTTTTACCTGCTCAGGCTCATAATCGTGCTTGCTTTCCGGCGCCAGAGTATCTCCGAGATAATCTACACTTTTCACAGCAAAAGCTGTGTAACGGGAGCGCATCAATGCTTCAGCAGTTG
This window of the Maridesulfovibrio frigidus DSM 17176 genome carries:
- a CDS encoding YchJ family protein, with the protein product MSDCPCGSGIVYAECCEPYITGKEPAPTAEALMRSRYTAFAVKSVDYLGDTLAPESKHDYEPEQVKEWANSSTWLGLEIVSTVDGQPEDTDGKVEFIATFEQGGVTHKHHEDSKFEKRDGVWFYIDGDMVAPQPIKKDKKIGRNEPCPCGSGKKYKKCCA
- a CDS encoding Hsp20/alpha crystallin family protein, translated to MVIDFGSISNLPYEFDKMFNGVFNPQHYKRRKEAYPPVNIGEDNTNIYVHAEMPGIDIDDLDISITPKDIVIKGERKLPEGRYFRQERISGIFQRIVAIHTSIDVDKASATIKDGVLLMTLPKVSSTAPKKVAVEIE
- the cydB gene encoding cytochrome d ubiquinol oxidase subunit II, whose protein sequence is MLETIWFLLWGILWAVYFMLDGYDLGLGSVMPFLAKSEKDKKTIYNSMGPFWDGNEVWLVTAGGVTFAAFPTAYAVMFSGLYTALMLLLMALIVRGVAFEFRGLVESDWSRKFWDGAMVVGSTLPGLLLGVAFANIFQGIPINAEGVFQGGLLTLLNTYGLAGGILFVLLFAMHGCLWLAVRTTGDLNARAGNLAATIWPLLVAVYASFLALTSIYTKLLSNYLTHPALLLILLIPIFAIVMIRTYISAQKWWLAWTCSAALIFSTTMFGIIGLFPALLPSSINPAFSITIHNAASSQMTLKIMLTVALTMVPVVIAYQFWMHKLFATKITDEDIGY
- a CDS encoding ferritin, whose product is MSNKVLEKALNEHLNAEMYSAYLYLSMSAYFSDTGLSGFANWMRVQAKEEQFHAMKFYDYINERGGKVLLTAIEAPQQDWASPLEAVEAVLEHEKKVTALINGLVDLAIDERDHASNIFLQWFVTEQVEEEDNVNAILDKLKLAGAEGNGMFMLDKDLATRVFTAPAGE
- a CDS encoding Hsp20/alpha crystallin family protein, with the translated sequence MIEETRTNKDMDEIDPATDIVETENGFYMYMDLPGVKKEDLNIDVEENVLVIAAKATKQAVDGEIFIQQEFGSGDYRRRFNLAVVVDPDNIRANLKNGVLELFLPRKNATKPRKIKVSHTD
- a CDS encoding peptidylprolyl isomerase, which gives rise to MKAFKILLVVSLFCVALSFGAVANAGTKAIVKMDTSLGTIILELDKDKAPQSVDNFLKYVNEGHYDGTIFHRVISGFMIQGGNMDKNMKRKQSRGPIQNEARNGLYNDEYTIAMARTGDPHSATDQFFINTADNGALNFKSESGSGWGYAVFGKVLGGKKVVDKIEKSITYRKGGFSDVPVKPVVIIKAVEIKQ